In Neodiprion pinetum isolate iyNeoPine1 chromosome 6, iyNeoPine1.2, whole genome shotgun sequence, one genomic interval encodes:
- the LOC124220983 gene encoding uncharacterized protein isoform X1 has product MDGYILYSYIYTLHIIRLYILYIIYIYNMYIHVRHKLRIITAREFCIRAQVAPCDTFFRFNLEYIFIDIAWGLKKNTVMGTATQQYCLRWNNHRSNLLTVFDELLQNEAFTDVTLAVDGGASVKCHRMVLAACSSYFQTLFIDLPCKHPVVVLKDVKYIEIKAILEYMYRGEVNVAQEQLGGLLKVAEALKVKGLVEENGSQGRREEGETTAPSPPAITTSTTSSAAHSSGQISPPHSTGTPYSQYGKSPVDRGQGRLSMPMWALSGLPLAQHPSSGHPPPPHAQHSSMLGGSYDNGSDSSPLKRKKMSNMLINRDTPILRTVLGQGHADSSQGGVPLLHPDSHESHSRTHSNGSANDMDRRNSNDLSQSEAVHSPYTDISLMDEDEKPSPQSFAGETNRGIVNYVPTQKPEWKRYKQYTRNDIMSAIEAVRSGMSALQAARKYGVPSRTLYDKVKKLGITTSRPFKRGSNGSGACFPYGIGGNANGTIYSGGLSESENENSSAGIGNNPGSMLDPSFIEGRDTVERETMIEMTLRSPSPAVHSMSQQHQQQQQQQQQPTTEDQVEDLSVNRKPEIRVIVPPLIVKEEEQDTPNNSDRN; this is encoded by the exons ATGGACGGTTACATATTATactcttatatatatacgttacatattatacgtttatatatattatatattatatatatatataatatgtatatacacgtacgtCATAAACTGAGAATTATAACTGCACGCGAATTTTGTATTCGTGCTCAAGTCGCTCCATGCGATACGTTTTTTCGCTTTAATTTAGAATACATTTTCATTGATATTGCTTGGG gattaaaaaaaaatactgtaatgGGGACTGCAACTCAACAGTACTGCCTGCGCTGGAACAATCACAGATCAAACTTACTGACAGTGTTCGACGAGCTGTTGCAAAACGAGGCTTTCACCGATGTCACGTTAGCAGTGGATGGCGGTGCATCGGTCAAATGTCACAGAATGGTTCTGGCGGCGTGCTCCTCGTACTTCCAAACTCTCTTCATTGATCTACCGTGTAAACATCCTGTAGTCGTGCTAAAAGATGTTAAATATATCGAGATAAAAGCAATTCTGGAGTACATGTATCGTGGCGAAGTAAACGTTGCTCAGGAACAGCTCGGCGGCTTGCTGAAGGTTGCCGAAGCACTCAAGGTTAAAGGACTGGTAGAAGAAAATGGCTCACAGGGTAGAAGGGAGGAAGGTGAAACCACAGCCCCGTCGCCTCCTGCAATAACGACTAGCACTACAAGCAGCGCGGCTCACAGTAGTGGCCAGATCTCGCCACCTCACTCTACCGGCACCCCTTACAGTCAGTACGGCAAATCGCCCGTAGATAGAGGACAGGGAAGGCTGTCTATGCCGATGTGGGCATTGTCAGGGCTGCCGCTGGCCCAACATCCGTCATCCGGCCATCCGCCACCCCCCCATGCCCAGCATTCGTCCATGTTGGGTGGCTCGTACGACAACGGGTCAGACTCGTCACCtctaaaacgaaaaaaaatgtcaaatatGCTTATTAACCGTGATACACCGATCCTGAGAACCGTACTTGGACAAGGGCATGCAGACAGCTCCCAAGGGGGTGTACCCCTGTTACATCCAGACAGTCACGAAAGCCACTCTCGCACCCATAGCAACGGCTCGGCCAATGACATGGACAGGCGCAACAGTAACGATCTTTCACAGAGCGAGGCTGTTCACAGTCCTTACACAGACATATCGCTAATGGATGAAGATGAAAAGCCTTCGCCACAATCCTTTGCAGGAGAAACAAACCGAG GAATAGTCAATTACGTTCCGACACAAAAACCTGAATGGAAACGTTACAAACAATACACAAGGAACGACATAATGTCAGCGATAGAAGCGGTCAGATCGGGAATGAGTGCCCTGCAAGCGGCTCGAAAATATGGTGTACCATCGCGCACCCTGTACGACAAAGTCAAAAAATTGGGAATAACCACATCAAGACCTTTCAAACGTGGCTCTAATGGAAGCGGGGCTTGTTTTCCATATGGTATAGGTGGTAATGCAAATGGAACCATTTACAGCGGTGGATTGTCagaaagtgaaaatgaaaacagtagCGCAGGAATAGGGAATAATCCTGGGTCGATGCTCGATCCAAGTTTCATAGAGGGTCGAGACACCGTTGAACGAGAAACTATGATAGAAATGACACTTCGCAGTCCGAGCCCAGCCGTTCACTCAATGTCTCAACAGCaccaacaacagcagcagcagcagcaacagccgACTACAGAAGATCAAGTAGAAGATTTGTCGGTGAACCGAAAGCCAGAGATTCGAGTAATAGTACCACCGTTAATAGTCAAGGAGGAAGAACAGGATACTCCAAATAACTCTGATCGTAACTAA
- the LOC124220983 gene encoding protein tramtrack, beta isoform isoform X2, producing MGTATQQYCLRWNNHRSNLLTVFDELLQNEAFTDVTLAVDGGASVKCHRMVLAACSSYFQTLFIDLPCKHPVVVLKDVKYIEIKAILEYMYRGEVNVAQEQLGGLLKVAEALKVKGLVEENGSQGRREEGETTAPSPPAITTSTTSSAAHSSGQISPPHSTGTPYSQYGKSPVDRGQGRLSMPMWALSGLPLAQHPSSGHPPPPHAQHSSMLGGSYDNGSDSSPLKRKKMSNMLINRDTPILRTVLGQGHADSSQGGVPLLHPDSHESHSRTHSNGSANDMDRRNSNDLSQSEAVHSPYTDISLMDEDEKPSPQSFAGETNRGIVNYVPTQKPEWKRYKQYTRNDIMSAIEAVRSGMSALQAARKYGVPSRTLYDKVKKLGITTSRPFKRGSNGSGACFPYGIGGNANGTIYSGGLSESENENSSAGIGNNPGSMLDPSFIEGRDTVERETMIEMTLRSPSPAVHSMSQQHQQQQQQQQQPTTEDQVEDLSVNRKPEIRVIVPPLIVKEEEQDTPNNSDRN from the exons atgGGGACTGCAACTCAACAGTACTGCCTGCGCTGGAACAATCACAGATCAAACTTACTGACAGTGTTCGACGAGCTGTTGCAAAACGAGGCTTTCACCGATGTCACGTTAGCAGTGGATGGCGGTGCATCGGTCAAATGTCACAGAATGGTTCTGGCGGCGTGCTCCTCGTACTTCCAAACTCTCTTCATTGATCTACCGTGTAAACATCCTGTAGTCGTGCTAAAAGATGTTAAATATATCGAGATAAAAGCAATTCTGGAGTACATGTATCGTGGCGAAGTAAACGTTGCTCAGGAACAGCTCGGCGGCTTGCTGAAGGTTGCCGAAGCACTCAAGGTTAAAGGACTGGTAGAAGAAAATGGCTCACAGGGTAGAAGGGAGGAAGGTGAAACCACAGCCCCGTCGCCTCCTGCAATAACGACTAGCACTACAAGCAGCGCGGCTCACAGTAGTGGCCAGATCTCGCCACCTCACTCTACCGGCACCCCTTACAGTCAGTACGGCAAATCGCCCGTAGATAGAGGACAGGGAAGGCTGTCTATGCCGATGTGGGCATTGTCAGGGCTGCCGCTGGCCCAACATCCGTCATCCGGCCATCCGCCACCCCCCCATGCCCAGCATTCGTCCATGTTGGGTGGCTCGTACGACAACGGGTCAGACTCGTCACCtctaaaacgaaaaaaaatgtcaaatatGCTTATTAACCGTGATACACCGATCCTGAGAACCGTACTTGGACAAGGGCATGCAGACAGCTCCCAAGGGGGTGTACCCCTGTTACATCCAGACAGTCACGAAAGCCACTCTCGCACCCATAGCAACGGCTCGGCCAATGACATGGACAGGCGCAACAGTAACGATCTTTCACAGAGCGAGGCTGTTCACAGTCCTTACACAGACATATCGCTAATGGATGAAGATGAAAAGCCTTCGCCACAATCCTTTGCAGGAGAAACAAACCGAG GAATAGTCAATTACGTTCCGACACAAAAACCTGAATGGAAACGTTACAAACAATACACAAGGAACGACATAATGTCAGCGATAGAAGCGGTCAGATCGGGAATGAGTGCCCTGCAAGCGGCTCGAAAATATGGTGTACCATCGCGCACCCTGTACGACAAAGTCAAAAAATTGGGAATAACCACATCAAGACCTTTCAAACGTGGCTCTAATGGAAGCGGGGCTTGTTTTCCATATGGTATAGGTGGTAATGCAAATGGAACCATTTACAGCGGTGGATTGTCagaaagtgaaaatgaaaacagtagCGCAGGAATAGGGAATAATCCTGGGTCGATGCTCGATCCAAGTTTCATAGAGGGTCGAGACACCGTTGAACGAGAAACTATGATAGAAATGACACTTCGCAGTCCGAGCCCAGCCGTTCACTCAATGTCTCAACAGCaccaacaacagcagcagcagcagcaacagccgACTACAGAAGATCAAGTAGAAGATTTGTCGGTGAACCGAAAGCCAGAGATTCGAGTAATAGTACCACCGTTAATAGTCAAGGAGGAAGAACAGGATACTCCAAATAACTCTGATCGTAACTAA